The Vibrio quintilis DNA window AGAATAATCTTTTTCGCGGCCTGACGGGCCAGCTCCGTCAGTTCATAACGGAAAGCCGGCGGACTCATACGACGCTTACGGGTGGTGTTTTGCGTCAGAGACTCTGTCCACGGTTTATCAATATGGGTGGCGATATATTCGCTTACCAGCTCGATGCGCGGGAGGTCACCGGCCGGTGCTTCCAGCCCGAAGCTTTGCAGATTCAGGGAAGTTTGCCAGGTATTGCCCGGTACACTCAGAATCGGCAGTCCGCTGTCCAGCGCCTGCTGGCACAGGCCCGCCACAGAGAGTGGCAGAGAGCCATTTCCGGTCAGCAGCAGCGCGCCGATTTCAATCCCGTTCATGGCTGCAAGACAGGCAGAAACAATCATATCTGGCCGGTCAGCGGTGGTCACCAGTAACGCGCCCGGCCGGAAATGTTCGACCATATTGGGTACGCTGCGGGCACAGAAAACAATTTTACGGATCCGGCGGGTTTGCAGCTCGCCTTCATTGATAATCTCTGCCTTGAGATGAGCGGCGACATCCGCGACGCGGGTGGCAATCATCTCTTCATGCCAGGGTACACATCCGAGCACCCGGATTGGGCTGGCATTGAGTGCCTGTAACATTTCCATCCGCGGCTGGCTGGTCTCGCCCTGATGTTCAAACAGATCCGACAAATCAGGCCGGGTGCGGCCCTGCGCATCGACCGGTGCATTGACTTTGTTGATGATTACGCCGGAAATCTGCTGATTTTTGGTCCCGCCATATCCGGCGCAGGCGACTTCAATCCGTTCTTTCAGATGGGCCGGTGAATCATTCCCCGGTGCAATCACAAAGATGATCTCCGCATCCAGTGTTTCTGCAATACGTGCATTGAGCTGATCCGCAAACGGATGCTGGCGGGTTGGCACCAGGCCTTCAATCAGCGTGACTTCTGCACCGGCGGTCACGGTTTTGCTGCGGGCGACAATCTGTTCCAGCAGCGTGTCTTCCTGCTCCTGACAAATGAAGGTTTCTGCCTCACTGATTGAAAGCGGTTCAGGAATTTGCAGATGACTGCTGGCCCGAAGCATGGCCGTGGTTAAATCCTGCTGCTGTTTGTCCTGCCGTGGCTGGGCGATGGGTTTAAAAAAGGATGCTTTGATTCTTTTGTGTTCCATGGCCCGTAACACGCCTAGGCTGACGCTGGTTAAGCCGACATCGGTGCCGATAGGGATCAGCATCATTATTCTGGACATAGTCAATTCCTCCGCGGATTAAGCGTTTTTATCAAAACAGCGCTGTGGCAGGTGTTGGTTCAGCGGTCGCCAGGCGCGCTGTATCTTCGGCAATCACCAGTTCTTCATTGGTTGGAATCACCCAGCCCTGAACACGGCTGCCGGGTGTGGTGATCATGGTTTCTGCACCACCATATGCCGCGGAATTGACGTCCTTATCGACATTCATGCCCAGAAAAGTGAGGCGCTGAATGACTTTCTCACGGATGAGTGCAGCGTTTTCGCCGATGCCGCCGGTGAAAACAATGGCATCCGGGTTGCTGTCAAGTGTGGTGATGTATCCGGCAATGTATTTGGCCAGCCGGTGACAAAACACATCCATGGCCCGGGTTGCTTTTTCATTGTTGCCATAGTGATCGGTCACGAACCGGCAGTCAGAGGTTTCTTCTGTCAGCCCGGCAAGGCCGGATTCTTTGGTCAGCATGGTATTGATCTGTTCGACGGAATAACCCAGGCTGTCATGGAGATGGAAAATAATCGCCGGGTCAATATCGCCGCAGCGGGTGCCCATGACTAAACCTTCCAGTGGCGTCAGTCCCATCGAGGTATCGACAGAGCAGCCCTGTCTGACCGCGCAGACCGATGCACCGTTGCC harbors:
- the pta gene encoding phosphate acetyltransferase is translated as MSRIMMLIPIGTDVGLTSVSLGVLRAMEHKRIKASFFKPIAQPRQDKQQQDLTTAMLRASSHLQIPEPLSISEAETFICQEQEDTLLEQIVARSKTVTAGAEVTLIEGLVPTRQHPFADQLNARIAETLDAEIIFVIAPGNDSPAHLKERIEVACAGYGGTKNQQISGVIINKVNAPVDAQGRTRPDLSDLFEHQGETSQPRMEMLQALNASPIRVLGCVPWHEEMIATRVADVAAHLKAEIINEGELQTRRIRKIVFCARSVPNMVEHFRPGALLVTTADRPDMIVSACLAAMNGIEIGALLLTGNGSLPLSVAGLCQQALDSGLPILSVPGNTWQTSLNLQSFGLEAPAGDLPRIELVSEYIATHIDKPWTESLTQNTTRKRRMSPPAFRYELTELARQAAKKIILPEGDEPRTVRAAAICAERRIAECVLLGDKEKIMRVAEQQGVTLGAGVTIVDADTVREDYVARLVELRKEKGMTDIIAREKLHDSVWLGTMMLENDEVDGLVSGAVHTTANTIVPPFQVIKTAPDVSIVSSVFFMLLPDQVLVYGDCAINPDPTAEQLAEIAIQSADSAQAFGIEPRVAMISYSTGTSGQGADVEKVREATRLAKEKRPDLIIDGPLQYDAAIIENVAASKAPDSPVAGKATVFIFPDLNTGNTTYKAVQRSADLVSIGPMLQGMRKPVNDLSRGALVDDIVYTIALTAIQAKQADDTSRLAHPAAA